tattgtgtctttaatatgtaattaaaagaagaaaaagaagaaaattaaaagaacagaaaagtaaaatactCTTGtaggtgaaaaaagaaaggaagaaagaatagaaaaaagaaaaacaggaaatcataaatataattacgtatatataatttattttaatgatgttcgtcttatctctctctctctctttcattttctttctctctctcattctctttctctctctctctctcactctctctctctctctctctctctctctctctctgtctctgtctctgtctctgtctctgtctctctctttttctctttcaattggCGACACTCATCGATAATGCTTTGTACTCATAATGTTTTATGTATACTAATGTGAATAAACGGATCTTAATGTAAACACGTACAAATCCTATCCCAtcgtaatttcaataaatatatgtcttatttcttcccccccccctttttttttctttttttcttaattcaatgtatgtataaccCACACAAATttgatcgaattttattatatcaatgttatatatacatatatatttgtgtgtgtacgtgtgtatgtgtatatatgtacatatatatatatatatacacatgcacacatatatctatagaaaaagaagaaaaaaagcaaacaaaaaaaatctgGCCGAAGAGCCAgcaagtaaaataattatcaacgaAATGATTGActaattgattgattgattgattgattgattgattgattcattcattcattcagtcattcattcattcattcattcattcatacattcattcattcattcattcttttttctatttacgcAATATTTTTTCCGaattgtaaaaaaaggaaaaacagaaaagaaaattataatgtattatttgtgattaattttgtatgtgaaaagaaaaaaaaaagaaatgaaaaaaaaaatggaaaaaaaattgaaaaaaagtcttatctataaaatatatgaaaataaaaattctcccTCTAAAATGACTAAAACTGTTTGACGTTTCAGAATTGAAGCCGATCATCGACATGGATTCTTCAAAGACTGAAAAATTGGAATGGCCCGTAAATAATCCAACAACGCCATTGTTCTTTCCTAAGCTCCATCGTGGCCATACAACGCTACCGGAAGATCAACATTATATGTGCGGCGAATGTGGGAAGGGTTACAAATGGATGGCTAATCTGATACGAATGTGGAAAAGCACCGAAATATCATTGTCAAATATGCATGAAGGATTTCTACAGACGTTACGTCCTTAAAAATCACATTAAAACGAAACACAGTACATAACGAGGAACATCACTTTAACGAAACATGCtaatatatgttaattaatataataaaattatcaatattgaGTTTGTACTCCCTTGTATGTATttgcatttatgtatatatatatatatgtatatatatgcatattatgtatgtatatatatgcatatatacacacatacacatatgtatatatatatatatttgtttatcactatttttatttgttagaaattatgactatatttttttttttaaataattgtccTTCctccccaaaaaaaaaatttatttccttctcttcccaTTACTagccctttctttctctctctctctctctctctctctctctctctctctctctctctctctctctctctctctctctctctctcttattatattttctgtgttcttcttttttttctgtttctccttttccttttttttttcttccttgaaCTCGATACAATCAtacattatttgttaataattcaatCGCTTATTATCATCCAATTTTTtacctaataat
This DNA window, taken from Vespa velutina chromosome 12, iVesVel2.1, whole genome shotgun sequence, encodes the following:
- the LOC124953498 gene encoding LOW QUALITY PROTEIN: uncharacterized protein LOC124953498 (The sequence of the model RefSeq protein was modified relative to this genomic sequence to represent the inferred CDS: inserted 2 bases in 1 codon), whose translation is MRGNTLRELKPIIDMDSSKTEKLEWPVNNPTTPLFFPKLHRGHTTLPEDQHYMCGECGKGYKWMANLXYECGKAPKYHCQICMKDFYRRYVLKNHIKTKHST